CCTGCCGCCTCGCCGTTGGGAACGGATAGCGAAGCCGCCGGCGTCGCCCCCGAGGCGGGTCGCGGCGGGCCTGCCACCGCGGAGGCAACGGCGACCGTCGCGCGGTCGGGCGACGCGCCTCCCCGCACGTGGATGACACCCCATCGCCTTCTCGCGATCGCTGCGGCCGCCATAGTGGCGGCAATCATCTTGGGATGGTGGCAGGTCGGCGGCTAGACCAGACCGGCCGCCGCCCCTTCCGCAAAGCCGCTCAGCCGCCGTGCGATGACATCCCCGACGGCTTCAGAGGCGGCCCGTTGCGGGAAGCGCGTCCGCCAGGCGATGCACACGGTCCGGACGGTCCGCGCCGCCAGCGGCCGAAGCACGATCCCTGCATCCTGGGCCGCACCGGCCGCCAGTGCAGGAACGAGCGTCGTGCCGTAGCCGGCCGCCACCATGTTGAGCAGCGTCGAGAGGCTCGTCGCGCGCAGCGCATCTCCCAGCGGACCACTGCGACCACAGGCTGTCAGCGCCTGGTCGCGCAGGCAGTGCCCGTCCGCAAGGACCAGAATGTCGGGTGCGAGATCCGCCTCTGCCACCACCTCGCGAGCCGCCAGCGGATGGTCGGGAGGCAGTGCGGCGAGGAACGGCTCGTCGAACAGCGGGCGGGCGGCCAGATCCGATCCGATCACTTCGGTGGCCAGCAGCGCGGCATCCAGCTCATGCGCTCTTAGCCGCGCGAGGAGCGTGGCTGTCTGGTCCTCCCACGGCTCGACCTTCAGCGCAGGCAACGCCTCCCGCAACGGCTCGAAGATCAGCGGCAGGAGGTAGGGCGCGAGCGTCGGAATGATGCCGAGGCGGAGCCGGCCCGCCAGGGGGTCGCGCAGATTTCTCGCTACCGCGAGGATGGCGTCGGTCTCCGCAACCGCAGCACGGACATGGCCGATCAGGCGGTCGCAGGCCGGGGTCGGCGTGACGGCCTTGCTCGTACGCTCGAACAGCGCGATCCCCAGCAGGTCCTCGAGCTTGCGCACCTGCACGGAGAGCGTCGGCTGACTGATGCCGCACGCCTCGGCGGCACGGCCGAAATGCTGATGCTCGGTGATGGCCAACAGGTAGCGAAGGTCCCGCAGGTTCATCCAGTGAGCACCTCTTCCATAGGCACGGTCTATCACTTCTTTTACGGATCAGCACTTTCCCCTATCGTCAGCCTTCGGCTAGCATCGTGCAAGTTGGTTCTTGCGAGGGAGACCCGGCAGGTAACAACATCCGATGCCGAACATCGGAGCACTTGCTCCCGATAACCCAGGAGCCCGTTAGCGCCGGCCACGTGGCCGGGATCGGCTGCCCGCGCGGCACTTGCGACCGTGCCAGCCGCTGATCTCTCCGCCGGGCCGCCGTCTTCCCAGGTCAAGAAGAACGCCGACCCGGTCGGCAAATAGGGAGAGAGTAATGGACGGAACACCCGATCAGAGCGCCGGCAAATGCCCGGTCATGCACGGCACCGCCCCGCAGACGAAGATGCGGCGGTACAGGTCGAACCGCGACTGGTGGCCGACCCAGCTCAACCTCAAGATCCTTCATCAGAATTCCAGCCTTTCCAATCCGATGGGCGAAGGCTTCGACTATGCCGAGGAATTCAAGAAGGTCGACTTTGCGGCCCTCAAGAAGGACGTCGTCGCCACCCTGCTCGACTCGAAGGACTGGTGGCCAGCGGACTGGGGTCACTACGGCCCATTCATGATCCGCATGGCGTGGCACAGCGCCGGCACCTATCGCATCGGTGACGGCCGCGGCGGCTCCTCCACCGGCGCGCAGCGCTTCGCGCCGCTCAACAGCTGGCCGGACAACGCCAACCTCGACAAGGCGCGCCGGCTGCTCTGGCCGGTCAAGCAGAAATACGGCAAGCAGATCTCCTGGGCGGATCTCATGATCCTCGCAGGG
This DNA window, taken from Constrictibacter sp. MBR-5, encodes the following:
- a CDS encoding LysR substrate-binding domain-containing protein encodes the protein MNLRDLRYLLAITEHQHFGRAAEACGISQPTLSVQVRKLEDLLGIALFERTSKAVTPTPACDRLIGHVRAAVAETDAILAVARNLRDPLAGRLRLGIIPTLAPYLLPLIFEPLREALPALKVEPWEDQTATLLARLRAHELDAALLATEVIGSDLAARPLFDEPFLAALPPDHPLAAREVVAEADLAPDILVLADGHCLRDQALTACGRSGPLGDALRATSLSTLLNMVAAGYGTTLVPALAAGAAQDAGIVLRPLAARTVRTVCIAWRTRFPQRAASEAVGDVIARRLSGFAEGAAAGLV